One part of the Arabidopsis thaliana chromosome 1 sequence genome encodes these proteins:
- the EC1.1 gene encoding egg cell-secreted-like protein (DUF1278) (Protein of unknown function (DUF1278); FUNCTIONS IN: molecular_function unknown; INVOLVED IN: biological_process unknown; LOCATED IN: endomembrane system; CONTAINS InterPro DOMAIN/s: Protein of unknown function DUF1278 (InterPro:IPR010701); BEST Arabidopsis thaliana protein match is: Protein of unknown function (DUF1278) (TAIR:AT4G39340.1); Has 86 Blast hits to 86 proteins in 10 species: Archae - 0; Bacteria - 0; Metazoa - 0; Fungi - 0; Plants - 86; Viruses - 0; Other Eukaryotes - 0 (source: NCBI BLink).), whose translation MASKSSFMATFNIVTLMLMVASSTVTARPLMKPSMGTSSPTTSLVYRLKLDEDTGYCWDSLMQLQHCSGELILFFLNGETYIGPGCCSAIRTIGRKCWPTMIGVLGFTAQEGDMLQGYCDGNDSDNNGEDHALASSTLPLSVNFKTTVVRSSASPSNP comes from the coding sequence ATGGCTTCCAAATCTAGTTTCATGGCTACCTTCAACATTGTGACTCTCATGCTCATGGTGGCTTCCTCCACAGTGACAGCTCGCCCTCTCATGAAACCATCCATGGGGACGTCTTCTCCTACCACAAGCCTTGTGTACAGGCTCAAGCTTGATGAAGATACAGGGTACTGCTGGGACTCACTGATGCAGCTCCAACACTGTTCTGGAGAGCTGATCTTGTTCTTCCTCAACGGTGAGACTTACATTGGCCCTGGGTGTTGCAGTGCTATAAGAACCATTGGACGCAAGTGTTGGCCTACTATGATTGGTGTTCTTGGTTTTACTGCTCAAGAAGGTGATATGCTCCAAGGTTACTGTGATGGCAATGACTCTGACAACAATGGTGAAGACCATGCTCTTGCCTCCTCAACACTGCCTCTCTCCGTGAATTTCAAGACTACCGTTGTTAGATCTTCTGCTTCTCCTTCTAACCCTTGA
- the TY1 gene encoding thioredoxin Y1 (thioredoxin Y1 (TY1); FUNCTIONS IN: electron carrier activity, protein disulfide oxidoreductase activity; INVOLVED IN: glycerol ether metabolic process, cell redox homeostasis; LOCATED IN: chloroplast stroma; EXPRESSED IN: 24 plant structures; EXPRESSED DURING: 15 growth stages; CONTAINS InterPro DOMAIN/s: Thioredoxin fold (InterPro:IPR012335), Thioredoxin, core (InterPro:IPR015467), Thioredoxin domain (InterPro:IPR013766), Thioredoxin, conserved site (InterPro:IPR017937), Thioredoxin (InterPro:IPR005746), Thioredoxin-like subdomain (InterPro:IPR006662), Thioredoxin-like (InterPro:IPR017936), Thioredoxin-like fold (InterPro:IPR012336); BEST Arabidopsis thaliana protein match is: thioredoxin Y2 (TAIR:AT1G43560.1); Has 23491 Blast hits to 21806 proteins in 3039 species: Archae - 310; Bacteria - 12245; Metazoa - 3466; Fungi - 1226; Plants - 1976; Viruses - 18; Other Eukaryotes - 4250 (source: NCBI BLink).) translates to MASISLSSSTVPSLNSKESSGVSAFASRSISAVKFQFPVRRVRTGDLKFPSLSSTTRCTPRRIEAKKQTFDSFEDLLVNSDKPVLVDYYATWCGPCQFMVPILNEVSETLKDKIQVVKIDTEKYPSIANKYKIEALPTFILFKDGEPCDRFEGALTAKQLIQRIEDSLKVKP, encoded by the exons aTGGCgtcaatttctctctcttcttctacgGTTCCGTCGCTGAATTCGAAAGAATCGTCAGGTGTTTCTGCTTTCGCTTCTCGTTCTATCTCGGCCGTCAAATTTCAGTTTCCGGTTCGTCGGGTTCGAACCGGAGACTTAAAGTTTCCATCTTTATCTTCAACGACTCGATGCACTCCTCGACGT ATTGAAGCCAAGAAGCAGACATTTGACTCATTTGAGGATCTGCTTGTGAACTCTGATAAACCAGTTCTAGTTGACTATTATGCAACCTG GTGTGGTCCTTGCCAGTTCATGGTTCCAATACTCAATGAAGTGAGTGAAACCCTGAAAGACAAGATACAGGTGGTGAAGATTGATACCGAAAAATACCCCAGTATTGCTAATAAATACAAGATTGAGGCACTTCCTACTTTCATCCTATTCAAAGATGGGGAACCTTGTGATCGCTTT GAGGGTGCTTTGACGGCCAAACAACTCATTCAACGAATTGAGGATTCTCTAAAAGTGAAGCCATAG
- a CDS encoding HSP20-like chaperones superfamily protein (HSP20-like chaperones superfamily protein; CONTAINS InterPro DOMAIN/s: Heat shock protein Hsp20 (InterPro:IPR002068), HSP20-like chaperone (InterPro:IPR008978); BEST Arabidopsis thaliana protein match is: HSP20-like chaperones superfamily protein (TAIR:AT1G76780.1); Has 34199 Blast hits to 13978 proteins in 906 species: Archae - 121; Bacteria - 2729; Metazoa - 11362; Fungi - 2329; Plants - 1617; Viruses - 809; Other Eukaryotes - 15232 (source: NCBI BLink).): protein MELELGLKITRTKDDVSSSTDFRVARDSFGHRSLSRETNSVFFLILHLKGFKKDGIDIEINKEGNLIKISGRKQVEEMVLVKWVEWKKETEIKEFKKVFRIPDIVILDKIKARFNEEDGTLTVTMPKKVKGITGLKIEEEDEEEEMKEPIVEEKTEEKTEPEEEIKEETKPEEENEEAEEPQREEEEEVVEEGTRDHEGKKEEEIEDKPRKKRRKKFRLPCFAGSTLLMSIIVFIIQLIQSRNK from the exons ATGGAGCTTGAATTAGGTCTGAAGATCACTCGGACTAAAGACGATGTTTCTTCCTCTACAGATTTTCGGGTTGCCAGAGATTCTTTTGGTCATCGTTCACTTTCTCGAGAAACcaactctgttttcttcctcattcttCATCTCAAAG GATTTAAGAAGGATGGTATCGATATCGAGATAAACAAAGAAGGGAATCTGATTAAGATCAGCGGAAGAAAACAGGTTGAAGAGATGGTTTTGGTAAAGTGGGTGGAATGGAAAAAGGAAACAGAAATAAAGGAATTCAAAAAAGTGTTTCGGATTCCAGATATTGTAATTCTTGACAAGATCAAAGCGAGGtttaatgaagaagatggGACTTTAACTGTTACAATGCCTAAGAAAGTTAAGGGAATTACCGGTCTGAAGATCGAGgaagaggacgaagaagaGGAGATGAAAGAGCCGATAgtagaagagaaaacagaggagaaaacagaaccagaagaagaaatcaaagaagagacaaaacctgaggaagaaaacgaagaagcagaagagccacagagagaagaggaagaagaggttGTTGAGGAAGGAACAAGAGATCATGaggggaaaaaagaagaagaaatcgaagataaaccaagaaagaagagaagaaaaaagtttcgTTTACCATGTTTTGCAGGATCCACTCTGCTTATGtctattattgttttcattattcaACTGATTCAATCCAGAAATAAATGA